The Calothrix sp. PCC 7507 DNA segment CACCGCCGGAACTATCAACCAGTCGGGAGCGATCGCTATCCAAGCAACCCGTACTGGATCTGATACAACTTTAGCTCAAATTGTCGCCCTCGTAGAAGCTGCCCAAACTCGTAGAGCACCTGTCCAGAAATTAGCAGATACAGTCGCTGGTTACTTTACCTACGGTGTGTTGACATCAGCTTTATTGACATTTATCTTTTGGTACTTTTTCGGTACACATATTTGGACGGATGTCAATGTTTCTGGTGGCATGGAAATGATGAGTCATGCCGCCCATAGCACTCAGCATTCTCCACAAGCATTCAGCACTTCCGCATTATTGCTCAGTTTAAAGCTAGCGATCGCCGTGATGGTAGTCGCTTGTCCCTGTGCTTTAGGGCTAGCCACACCCACAGCCATTCTCGTAGGCACTGGCATGGGTGCAGAACGGGGTCTATTAATCAAAGGCGGTGACGTTCTGGAACGAGTCCACCAGCTTGATACCGTCGTCTTTGATAAAACTGGCACTCTCACCACAGGGAATCCTACGGTTACGGATTGTTTGGTAATTGGAGGAGATGAGGGCAGGGGGCAGGGGGTAGGGGGCAGGGGGCAGGGAGCAGGGAGCAAGGGGCAGGGGGTAGGGGGTAGGGAGAGTCATGACCAATCCCCAATCCCCAATCCCCAATCCCTAATCCAACTAGCCGCAGCCGTAGAAAGCGGTACTTATCATCCTCTCGCCAAGGCGATTCAACAGGAAGTACAACGGCAACAGCTATCCATTCCAGAGGCTGTAAACTTTTACACAGAACCAGGATTAGGTGTATCTGCTGTCGTCGAAGGTACTGGCGTGCTGCTAGGCAACTGGGACTGGTTGAGTTGGCACGGCATTGCTATTAGTGACACTGCACAACAGATGGCACAGAAATTAGCAACAGATGGTAAAACCGTGGTTGGCGTGGCAGTTGGTGGCAGTTTAGCTGGACTGATTGCCGTATCTGATACCCTCAGACCAGATGCTCAAGCTACGGTTAACAAATTGCGCCAGATGGGTATGCGGGTGATGTTGTTAAGTGGCGATCGCCCAGAAGCAGCCAGTGCTGTAGCTAAACAACTGGGACTAGATAGCACTGATGTGATCGCAGGTGTTCCCCCCAGCAAAAAAGCCGCCGCCATCCAAGAACTACAAGCAAAATCTGCATCTGTCGTCGCAATGGTGGGTGATGGGATTAATGATGCCCCGGCTTTATCTCAAGCAGATGTCGGAATTGCTTTATACTGTGGAAGTGATGTAGCAATGGAGACAGCCTCAATTGTGTTGATGCGCGATCGCTTAAGTGACGTTGTCGAATCAATTCACCTCAGTCGCGCCACCTTCAATAAAATCCGGCAGAATTTGTTCTGGGCTTTTGCATATAATACAATTGGTATCCCTTTAGCGGCTGGTATTTTGTTACCCAATTTGGGCTTTGTTCTTAGCCCATCTAGTGCCGCTGCATTAATGGCTTTTAGCTCAGTTAGTGTTGTCAGCAACTCAGTCTTATTAAGGCGATTAGCTCATCGACCGTGAGCTTCCTTAAACGGAAGTAATTTGAAGAGGGAACGGGGAACAGAGAGTTTCAAATGGGGATTTAGACACCAGATGAAACAGTCCGCTTGTATAAGCGGGGGTCTCTCAAACGAGAGCAAGGGAATAAGAAACACTTTTCCCTATTCCCTGTCACCTTCTGCGATGACAAACTCAATCTTAGTTTTGCCGATCTCAGACCCAACTAAGTACCCAGTCCAGTGTGACAAATCTCACAAAACCTCTGAGGACTCCTCCAAGAGCTAAAGTAGCTACAGGAGTAGAGCATGACTGTTCTACTCTTGCCAGGAAATATGCAATTTTAATACTTAACATTAAACTCACTACCACAGACTTTAGTGCGCGAGAATGCCAGGAAACGATACTAAACAAATCTTGATCAATCACAGTTCAACCGATTGTAGCCACAATGCATCAATGGCAACAGACACCAATGAAAGCCATCTACTGATTATCGAAGACGATCAAGGTCGTAAAGAATTTCCTTTAGAAGATCCCGTCTATTCTATTGGTAGAGACCGAGAGTGTAACATCCGTTTGATGTCACAGTTTGTCTCCCGCCGCCATGCCACATTAGTGAGATTGCCACGAGAGCATAATAGTCATAGCTACTATTATCGGATTGTTGATGGCGATGCCAAAGGCAAACCTAGCTCCAATGGTCTAATGGTTAACGGGCGCAAAATGCCAGCCCATGATTTGAGAAATGAAGACGAGATAGTTTTTGGACCTCAAGTACGTGCCATTTATTATCTACTGAGAAATACTGAACGACCAGGGCAAACTGATAATAGCGAATATGATATTACACTAATAAACCCTGGCATGACTGAGGATCTAGAGGATTAACATAACACAGAAGTCCCCACACTCAATGTCCTCATCGCTAGGGATAGGGAATGGGGTGTGTTGAAATCAGTAGGGGTGGGGTTTCCCCACCCTTTTTCTTTGAAGCAAGTTACGGGCTACTGGCAGCGTTTCAGTCATCAGAAGA contains these protein-coding regions:
- a CDS encoding FHA domain-containing protein, with protein sequence MPGNDTKQILINHSSTDCSHNASMATDTNESHLLIIEDDQGRKEFPLEDPVYSIGRDRECNIRLMSQFVSRRHATLVRLPREHNSHSYYYRIVDGDAKGKPSSNGLMVNGRKMPAHDLRNEDEIVFGPQVRAIYYLLRNTERPGQTDNSEYDITLINPGMTEDLED
- a CDS encoding cation-translocating P-type ATPase, translating into MQPVPKTKLTPELTPITEKIILDVGGMKCAGCVKAVEKQLNQQPGVKSVCVNLATEVAVVESEVGAVDPDALARRLTENGFPTQPRIASGVSGEKSALEAPAERQRREIRSSMQQLVIAGVLLVLSGIGHFGNIGGSLLPFFNNIWFHCGLATVAIIFPGRSILVDGWFGWWRGTPNMNTLIGLGTLTAYIASLVALLFPQMGWECFFDEPVMMLGFILLGRTLEQQARGRAAAAFRQLLALQPQLARLIADPDNSSQSIEIPAEQVRVGEWLQVLPGDKIPVDGEIRVGQTTVDESMVTGEAVPVIKQPGDIVTAGTINQSGAIAIQATRTGSDTTLAQIVALVEAAQTRRAPVQKLADTVAGYFTYGVLTSALLTFIFWYFFGTHIWTDVNVSGGMEMMSHAAHSTQHSPQAFSTSALLLSLKLAIAVMVVACPCALGLATPTAILVGTGMGAERGLLIKGGDVLERVHQLDTVVFDKTGTLTTGNPTVTDCLVIGGDEGRGQGVGGRGQGAGSKGQGVGGRESHDQSPIPNPQSLIQLAAAVESGTYHPLAKAIQQEVQRQQLSIPEAVNFYTEPGLGVSAVVEGTGVLLGNWDWLSWHGIAISDTAQQMAQKLATDGKTVVGVAVGGSLAGLIAVSDTLRPDAQATVNKLRQMGMRVMLLSGDRPEAASAVAKQLGLDSTDVIAGVPPSKKAAAIQELQAKSASVVAMVGDGINDAPALSQADVGIALYCGSDVAMETASIVLMRDRLSDVVESIHLSRATFNKIRQNLFWAFAYNTIGIPLAAGILLPNLGFVLSPSSAAALMAFSSVSVVSNSVLLRRLAHRP